The following proteins are encoded in a genomic region of Spirosoma sp. SC4-14:
- a CDS encoding DUF6702 family protein — translation MKTTPITLAFILLAAGFLQGNRPATVSHLMRHEFHASVTQMQYNPKEHAFEISIRLFTDDLEKALSHEFNTKVHLSGATTGPNDKNDLLIEKYIRSHFSYVNPQKQTKAFSYVGHEIEVDANWVYLEMPYNEPFKGGILKNNVLMDMFDDQVNMVNIQYQGQKKTFVYRKKEPVQDVSF, via the coding sequence TTGAAAACAACCCCGATAACTCTTGCATTCATTCTTCTGGCGGCCGGTTTTCTACAGGGAAACCGGCCTGCTACAGTATCGCACCTGATGCGTCATGAGTTTCATGCCAGCGTTACCCAAATGCAGTATAATCCCAAAGAGCATGCATTTGAAATTAGCATTCGGCTCTTTACCGATGATCTGGAGAAAGCATTATCGCATGAATTCAATACCAAAGTGCATCTTTCCGGCGCAACGACCGGACCGAATGATAAAAATGATTTATTAATAGAAAAATACATTCGTTCACATTTTTCTTACGTAAACCCACAAAAACAAACTAAAGCATTCAGCTACGTTGGGCATGAGATTGAAGTTGATGCCAACTGGGTTTACCTGGAAATGCCTTATAATGAACCATTTAAAGGAGGGATATTAAAAAATAATGTATTGATGGACATGTTTGACGACCAGGTCAACATGGTTAACATCCAATATCAGGGGCAAAAAAAGACATTCGTTTATCGAAAAAAAGAGCCCGTTCAGGATGTTTCTTTCTAA
- the rseP gene encoding RIP metalloprotease RseP, producing the protein MEILVMAGQLILGLSILVGLHELGHLLAAKAFGMRVEQYFIGFPPKIWSIKRGETEYGVGAIPLGGFVKISGMIDESLDTAHVNTEPRPYEFRAKPAWQRLIVMLGGIIVNVIVGILIFVIMTYKNGNTYLAAKDAKYGIVAYDLAQGIGLKTGDKIVKVNGKEITDFSEAISVSNVFLHNNSSYTVERDGKLVDIYIPNNFVDKLVDKKAVAQFIEPIEPFKVGDLVPGQPATKAGLKSGDVITSANGQPIHFYHEFTKIVKPLKNKRLTLGINRNGQPLTLTMTTTEEGTIGFYPELLLPLTKENYTFGEALSIGTKKAFQVVFDNIKGFGKIFRGEVSASKALSGPIGIAQNLFGGIWVWDRFWTVTGLLSMALAFMNALPIPALDGGHATILGYEIISGRKPSDRFLEAAQRVGMVILLGLMAFAIFNDVFKAVF; encoded by the coding sequence ATGGAAATTTTAGTGATGGCCGGGCAGCTCATTCTGGGTCTGTCCATCTTGGTAGGGTTGCATGAGTTAGGTCATTTACTGGCAGCCAAAGCGTTTGGTATGCGGGTAGAACAGTATTTTATTGGCTTCCCACCCAAAATATGGAGCATAAAGCGGGGTGAGACGGAATATGGTGTTGGCGCTATTCCGCTTGGTGGTTTTGTAAAAATTTCGGGTATGATCGACGAATCGCTCGATACGGCCCATGTGAATACCGAACCACGACCTTACGAATTCAGAGCCAAACCCGCCTGGCAGCGGCTAATTGTTATGCTTGGCGGCATCATCGTCAACGTAATTGTTGGTATTCTGATTTTCGTAATCATGACTTACAAAAACGGCAATACCTATCTGGCCGCCAAAGATGCTAAATATGGCATCGTTGCATACGATCTGGCCCAAGGTATCGGCCTGAAAACCGGCGACAAGATTGTGAAGGTCAATGGAAAAGAGATTACGGATTTCAGCGAAGCTATTAGCGTTTCGAATGTTTTTCTACATAACAACAGTTCGTATACGGTTGAACGGGACGGGAAGCTGGTAGATATTTATATTCCTAATAATTTTGTTGATAAACTGGTCGATAAAAAAGCTGTTGCACAGTTTATCGAGCCTATTGAACCTTTTAAAGTGGGCGATCTGGTTCCGGGCCAGCCAGCAACTAAAGCAGGACTTAAGTCTGGCGATGTCATCACAAGTGCCAACGGTCAGCCAATCCACTTTTACCATGAGTTCACCAAAATTGTAAAGCCGCTCAAAAACAAGCGTCTAACACTGGGTATTAACCGGAATGGCCAACCATTAACCCTTACCATGACTACCACGGAAGAGGGCACTATTGGCTTCTATCCAGAATTATTACTTCCGCTTACCAAAGAAAACTATACGTTTGGAGAAGCGTTATCGATCGGAACGAAGAAAGCTTTTCAGGTTGTGTTTGATAATATCAAAGGATTTGGCAAGATTTTCCGGGGCGAAGTATCGGCATCGAAAGCGTTAAGTGGTCCTATTGGTATTGCTCAAAACCTGTTTGGCGGTATTTGGGTCTGGGATCGGTTCTGGACCGTTACGGGACTTCTGTCGATGGCATTAGCATTCATGAATGCCTTGCCAATTCCAGCGCTCGATGGCGGTCATGCTACCATTTTAGGCTATGAAATTATCTCAGGCCGTAAGCCCTCTGACCGTTTTCTGGAAGCAGCCCAGCGTGTAGGCATGGTTATTCTTCTGGGCCTGATGGCTTTTGCTATTTTTAACGACGTCTTTAAAGCTGTTTTTTAA
- a CDS encoding 1-deoxy-D-xylulose-5-phosphate reductoisomerase has translation MTDIKKRHIAILGSTGSIGTQAVEVVKAHPDQFQVEVLTTNNNADLLIQQAVELKPNVVVICNENRYDQVFSALDPLGINVYAGAKAIASVVQMDSIDMVLTAMVGYAGLLPTIKAIEAGKPIALANKETLVVAGEIITRLAAQKGVNIYPVDSEHSAIFQCLVGEFHNPIEKIILTASGGPFRGKPRDFLASVTKAQALKHPNWSMGAKITIDSATLMNKGLEVIEAKWLFGLTPDQIDVIVHPQSIIHSLVQFEDGSLKAQMGLPDMRLPIQFALGYPNRMPSNFPRFSFLDYPTLTFEKPDLETFRNLQLAFEALHQGGNAPCIINAANEVAVDAFLHDQIGFLEISEIIESCLAKATFVEHPTYDDYVRTDDETRRLASQRIKSLV, from the coding sequence ATGACTGACATAAAAAAACGCCATATCGCCATTCTGGGATCGACCGGCTCCATCGGAACGCAGGCCGTTGAGGTGGTTAAGGCACATCCCGACCAGTTTCAGGTCGAGGTTCTGACAACGAACAACAACGCCGATCTGCTTATTCAGCAGGCCGTTGAATTAAAGCCCAATGTCGTTGTCATTTGCAACGAAAATCGGTACGACCAGGTGTTTTCGGCACTCGATCCGCTTGGCATCAACGTTTACGCGGGAGCGAAAGCTATTGCTTCGGTGGTACAGATGGATAGTATCGACATGGTGCTGACGGCTATGGTTGGTTATGCGGGTCTGTTACCGACCATTAAAGCGATTGAAGCCGGTAAACCCATTGCGCTGGCCAACAAGGAAACCCTGGTCGTGGCAGGCGAAATCATTACGCGACTGGCGGCCCAGAAAGGGGTTAACATCTATCCCGTCGATTCTGAGCATTCAGCTATTTTCCAGTGTCTGGTCGGGGAGTTTCATAACCCTATCGAAAAAATAATTCTGACCGCGTCGGGGGGGCCATTCCGGGGTAAGCCGCGAGATTTTCTGGCCAGTGTTACAAAGGCACAGGCCCTGAAACACCCCAACTGGTCGATGGGTGCAAAAATCACGATCGATTCAGCGACGCTGATGAATAAAGGTCTGGAAGTAATTGAAGCCAAATGGCTGTTTGGTCTCACGCCCGACCAGATCGACGTTATTGTTCATCCACAAAGCATCATTCATTCGCTGGTTCAGTTTGAAGACGGTAGCCTGAAAGCGCAGATGGGCTTGCCCGACATGCGCTTACCGATTCAGTTTGCGCTCGGCTACCCGAATCGTATGCCATCGAACTTTCCCCGGTTTAGTTTTCTGGATTATCCGACGCTGACCTTCGAAAAGCCCGATCTGGAAACTTTCCGAAACCTTCAGCTCGCATTCGAAGCCCTGCATCAGGGTGGCAATGCGCCGTGTATTATCAATGCGGCCAATGAAGTGGCGGTCGATGCTTTTCTGCACGACCAGATTGGTTTTCTGGAAATCTCTGAAATCATTGAATCGTGCCTGGCCAAAGCTACCTTTGTTGAGCATCCTACTTACGACGACTACGTTCGCACGGACGACGAAACCCGTCGGCTTGCTTCACAACGAATTAAAAGTTTAGTTTAG